A stretch of Syntrophorhabdus sp. DNA encodes these proteins:
- a CDS encoding riboflavin biosynthesis protein RibF — translation MKIFGSFDTDDRFPNPVLTIGNYDGVHVGHRRIIRKVVEKAAEISGTPMLMTF, via the coding sequence ATGAAAATTTTCGGGTCTTTCGATACTGACGACAGGTTTCCAAATCCCGTGCTTACGATCGGAAACTACGACGGAGTTCACGTCGGCCACAGGCGCATCATAAGGAAGGTGGTGGAGAAGGCCGCCGAGATATCGGGCACACCGATGCTCATGACCTTCTT